A window of the Lactuca sativa cultivar Salinas chromosome 5, Lsat_Salinas_v11, whole genome shotgun sequence genome harbors these coding sequences:
- the LOC111915634 gene encoding serine protease SPPA, chloroplastic, with protein MASSSEILELNLTTKNQEEKGDLDDHYPSGESEYKKLGPQKNFMVKLRLLIAYPWERVRKGSILNIKLRGKITDQVKSRFSSGLSLPQICENLIKAAYDPRISGVYLHIETLKCGWAKIEEIRRHILDFRKSGKFIVGYAPVWHEKEYYIACACEELYAPPSAYFSLYGLTAQASFIGGVLEKVGIEPQVERIGKYKSFGDRITRKNISEENREVLTTMLDNIYTNWVDTVSQSRGKKKEDIESFINEGVYQVEKLKEDGWITDIKYEDEVTSMLKKKLGIVEKKKLPLVAYKKYSRVRKWSLGLTGGKDQIAVIRASGSISRVGGSFFEPNSGIIAEKFIEKIRKVRESKRYKAVIIRIDSPGGGAVASDLMWREIRLLAESKPVVASMVDIAASGGYYMAMAAQTIVSENLTLTGSIGVVKLKLNFGKLHERIGFNTEIISKGRFAELYVADRPFRPDEEKLFSESAQNTYKRFRDKAAASRSMSVEKMEEIAQGRLWTGDDAASKGLVDAIGGFSRAVAIAKHKAKIPQHKKVRLVEVSKQSLSLPQILFRMMTSAMGLNHLKDGLISSDEVQARMDDGIMFQGSEGSSLAVADPIFNLLKDYLNFV; from the exons ATGGCTTCATCAAGTGAAATACTGGAACTAAATCTCACAACAA AGAATCAGGAAGAGAAAGGCGATTTGGATGATCATTATCCTAGTGGAGAATCTGAGTATAAAAAACTAGGTCCACAGAAGAACTTCATGGTGAAGTTACGCCTGCTAATTGCTTATCCATGGGAACGTGTGCGCAAGGGTAGTATTTTGAATATCAAATTGCGCGGCAAG ATAACTGATCAAGTGAAGAGTCGTTTCTCTTCAGGATTATCCCTACCTCAAATCTGTGAAAACCTAATTAAGGCAGCATATGATCCTCGTATATCTGGTGTTTATCTCCACATTGAAACCCTGAAATGTGGATGGGCGAAAATTGAAGAAATTAGAAGGCACATACTGGATTTTAGAAAGTCAG GAAAATTCATTGTTGGTTATGCACCTGTATGGCATGAAAAGGAGTATTACATTGCCTGTGCTTGTGAAGAGCTTTATGCCCCTCCAAGTGCCTACTTTTCCTTGTATGGTTTGACTGCTCAAGCATCATTTATTGGAG GTGTACTTGAGAAAGTAGGCATTGAACCACAAGTAGAGAGGATTGGTAAATATAAGAGTTTTGGTGATCGAATAACTCGTAAGAATATATCTGAAGAAAATCGTGAGGTGCTTACAACAATGCTTGATAATATCTACACGAATTGGGTCGATACAGTTTCTCAATCCAGAG GAAAGAAAAAGGAAGATATTGAAAGTTTTATCAATGAAGGAGTTTACCAAGTAGAAAAGTTGAAAGAAGATGGATGGATAACAGATATAAAATACGAAGATGAGGTTACATCTATGCTGAAAAAGAAACTGGGCATTGTGGAGAAGAAAAAACTTCCACTTGTTGCTTACAA GAAATACTCAAGAGTTAGAAAATGGAGCTTGGGATTGACAGGTGGCAAAGATCAAATTGCAGTAATCAGAGCTTCAGGTAGCATTAGTCGTGTAGGAGGGTCATTTTTTGAACCTAATTCAGGCATCATTGCTGAGAAATTCATTGAGAAGATTCGCAAAGTAAgag agtcAAAAAGGTATAAGGCAGTTATTATCCGAATTGATAGTCCTGGTGGTGGGGCTGTTGCTTCTGACTT GATGTGGAGGGAAATCAGATTATTGGCTGAATCTAAGCCTGTAGTTGCATCAATGGTTGATATTGCAGCTAGTGGAGGATACTATATGGCAATGGCTGCACAAACTATAGTCTCAGAGAATCTTACTTTGACCGGGTCAATTGGTGTTGTCAAAC ttaaactTAATTTTGGGAAACTACATGAACGGATTGGTTTCAACACTGAAATCATATCAAAGGGACGATTTGCTGAGTTGTATGTTGCTGACAGGCCTTTCAG ACCTGATGAAGAGAAACTTTTTTCTGAATCTGCCCAAAATACTTATAAACGGTTTCGTGACAAGGCAGCAGCTTCAAGATCCATGAGT GTGGAAAAGATGGAGGAGATTGCTCAAGGGAGATTATGGACCGGTGATGATGCTGCTTCAAAGGGTTTAGTTGATGCAATTGGAGGCTTCTCACGTGCTGTGGCTATAGCCAAACACAAGGCCAAAATACCTCAACACAAAAAG GTTAGATTGGTTGAGGTGTCGAAACAATCACTTTCTTTACCACAAATCCTATTTCGCATGATGACATCAGCAATGGGATTAAATCATCTGAAGGATGGATTGATATCAAGTGATGAGGTGCAAGCGCGTATGGATGATGGGATCATGTTTCAGGGATCAGAAGGATCTTCGCTTGCAGTTGCAGACCCTATTTTCAATTTGCTGAAAGACTACCTGAATTTTGTTTGA
- the LOC111915616 gene encoding UDP-glycosyltransferase 89B2, producing the protein MTHSTNTKHLLVYPFTGSGHIIPLLDLTDILLRRGLTITVVISPVNLPLLDPLLSSHPSSLHKLLSPDPEINPSSPHPLIGKIVSTQKQFDPIVKWFRSHPSPPVAIISDFFLGWTNELASHLGIQRVVFNPSGAFASSIIQSMWRDVGENKNNANNGVDKDASSLISFPEIPSSPEFQMWQLPPVSRNFIKGDPDYESFRKGMLANMTSWGVVYNTFEDLEKTYMDHMKKQMGHDRVWAVGPLLPRDGTARGGPSVAPPHELLTWLDNKTDESVVYICFGSRTTLNEKQMSALTGALELSNVNFILCAKGSDSAFKQRVGDRGFIVEGWAPQLAILGHRAVASFVTHCGWNSTLEGVSAGVTLLTWPMGADQYADEKLLVDELGVGKRACEGRPDNVPDSIELARLLDESLSGEILERVKVKELSQAASKAVKGGTSIRDLDMFVKLIKLICEL; encoded by the coding sequence ATGACTCACTCAACCAACACAAAACATTTACTAGTCTACCCGTTCACTGGCTCCGGCCATATCATTCCCTTACTCGACCTCACCGATATCCTCCTCCGCCGTGGCCTAACCATCACCGTCGTCATCTCCCCCGTCAACCTCCCACTACTCGACCCTCTCCTCTCCTCCCACCCCTCTTCTCTGCACAAGCTTCTCTCCCCTGATCCTGAAATCAACCCATCATCTCCTCACCCCCTTATCGGCAAAATAGTTTCCACTCAAAAACAGTTTGATCCCATCGTTAAATGGTTCAGATCCCACCCTTCGCCGCCGGTGGCCATCATCTCTGACTTCTTTCTCGGGTGGACTAATGAACTCGCTTCCCACCTTGGCATCCAGCGCGTGGTGTTCAACCCTTCAGGTGCTTTTGCTTCTTCCATTATTCAATCGATGTGGCGTGATGTGGGTGAGAATAAGAATAACGCCAACAATGGTGTCGATAAAGATGCTAGCTCCTTGATTTCTTTCCCGGAAATCCCTAGCTCGCCGGAGTTTCAAATGTGGCAGTTGCCACCGGTCTCACGTAACTTTATAAAAGGAGATCCTGATTACGAGTCATTTAGAAAAGGAATGTTGGCTAATATGACTAGTTGGGGGGTTGTGTACAACACATTTGAAGACTTAGAAAAAACCTACATGGACCACATGAAGAAACAAATGGGTCATGATCGGGTTTGGGCCGTTGGCCCGTTACTTCCTAGAGATGGTACCGCTCGTGGTGGGCCAAGTGTGGCGCCACCTCATGAGCTACTCACGTGGTTAGACAACAAAACAGATGAGTCTGTTGTGTATATATGTTTCGGAAGCCGAACCACATTAAACGAGAAGCAAATGAGTGCATTAACGGGTGCACTTGAGCTTAGCAAtgttaattttattttgtgtgcaAAAGGAAGTGATTCAGCGTTTAAACAACGAGTGGGTGATCGAGGGTTCATAGTCGAAGGATGGGCCCCACAGTTGGCGATATTAGGACATCGGGCTGTAGCGTCATTTGTGACTCATTGTGGGTGGAATTCCACGTTGGAAGGAGTTTCAGCGGGTGTGACGCTGCTGACGTGGCCAATGGGTGCTGACCAATATGCAGATGAGAAGCTATTGGTTGACGAGTTGGGTGTTGGGAAACGAGCTTGTGAGGGTCGACCTGATAATGTGCCAGACTCGATTGAGTTGGCTCGGTTGTTGGATGAGTCGTTAAGTGGGGAGATATTGGAGCGAGTAAAAGTGAAGGAGCTAAGTCAAGCAGCTAGCAAGGCAGTCAAAGGAGGAACATCAATAAGGGATCTGGATATGTTCGTTAAGCTTATTAAGCTTATATGTGAGCTCTAA